One Leguminivora glycinivorella isolate SPB_JAAS2020 chromosome 15, LegGlyc_1.1, whole genome shotgun sequence genomic window, tatctatctatctatctatctatctatctatctatctatctatctatctatctatctatctatctatctatctatctatctatctatctatctatctacctatctatctatctatctatctatctatctatctatctatctatctatctatctatctatctatctatctatctatctatctatctatctatctatctatctatctatctatctatctatctatctatctatctatctatctatctatctatctatctatctatctatctatctatctatctatctatctatctatctatctatctatctatctatctatctatctatctatctatctatctatctatctatctatctatctatctatctatctatctatctatctatctatctatctatctatctatctatctatctatctatctatctatctatctatctatctatctatctatctatctatctatctatctatctatctatctatctatctatctatctatctatctaatctaTCTATGAATAAaatccagtgtgcgtagccgaatgcacaaacgctcaggaaacgctcacgataatatctctttcgtagctacctatctctatcgttcttgcgtattggcgcgacagagacagactacatttctgcggcgtatcgtgtcgcagaaatgccattcggctacgaggcctgGACAGTTATAGTTTTACGATGTGTTTAATGAATCATAAACCACACACTGAAACCCTTCTAGGTTACACGCGATATCGCAGCGACAATCGCGGGCGATTGAGATAGCGATCGCTTGCGGCAACCCGATCGCTATCGCGCCGAGTTCAGGGGAGGCTTTTCGTGAATCATGAAACCTGGGGTTACACGGGGCTTTTTGAAATATCGTATCTTGTGACTGAATAGTACATTTATGGCTTCATGTGTAGAGTTGCCTAAGAGTTTAACCCTTTGCTAAAAAAACGTGGCTATAATGGTCATAGGCGggttagtgtcacgcggaccgaccgcgcggagcgatcctcACTCgactaaatatgtaaatattgttCACGGAGCGTTTAGAGTAAAGCGGACAACATCAACTTCGTACAAATTAGTCGTGCTGAAACCAACCATATGTATTTATTGGACTGAGGTTGGCATACGTTAACTTATAAATATAGTTATAAATTTGAAGTGACCCTCCCCGCAAAAACCTACTTAGTGAAAATGACATAAATCGTGTCATCGTGTGTCCCATCTGATTGCTCTACGTTTGAATAAGTTAATAAAGTTCAGGTACAGGGTTCGAAGAGgagccagtatcgcgtttgagtggcggcctcaaggaggaaagcggGCCCGCAAActccccgtacacacctggaggcggagtgttgagaacgagctgagggaatatggactgagctggaacgaggccaaggcggtggctcaagatagaaaagcgtggaaggatcttgtgcacctatggggtgccttaggacattcaacaacaacaacaagttACAAAGATAACTTTAACATTGGAAATAACATATTTCACAGCATCCCTTTCCCCATAAAAGAAAGTGCATTTACTTCATTAAAAATTTTGTAATATTGGTAACTTTCTATCATTACATCCATGCCTAAGCTCTCTGTAGGGTGGAGTCACATCTATGTATCCACTTCAATTTTTACTCAAGAAAGCCTACAATTTAACCAAATACATTTCAAACCTCTCAACACTTTGCCCCAAGCGTATCACAAATTcaataaactattaatttacaaAACGCGTTGatttataacaaaacacaaTTCTAAAACGTCATAACTTCGTAGAAAATTATATGGAAATTAGCTGTTTGAATGAATAGGGTGTAACATTGTATCAGGACACGATCGGGTTCGTGAGTTGTGTAACAAATGACACCCGCTTATCTGTCATCTTTACGCGTAATTATAGCTAAGGGTCGGTCGGGGGTTTCTATTTTAGTTTGTGTGAGTTTGGGGTATAGTAGGAGCATACCCAAAATAGGAAAATGCAATTTCtcaatatttgttattatactgtttaaatttaaaagtggaagtGGAGTGGAGTGGAAgtggttgccgtttaagaagtttaacactcttacggtagatgtcgctacgggtcccattgaccttagtagtggaaaatttcgctggcttggttgaagtcttggtggctcagttggcagagcgctggagtatcgatccagaggccgtgagttcaagtctcacccaaggcagacattttccacttttaaatttattctaagcctaacggcatcgattgcagacgtttctgctaatcagaagttaaaattatactgtttatttaagtttagatacatttaggtttacttatttagtttaatttgttagtttattttaagataCCTAGTTCTTAAtagtaattgtatttttttcctgTAATTAGACGTGCCCGACTGTCAGTTTAACAGAACGTTGCGCCAGTGGCTTGGAGAGTgctcattttataaattaagtgatttttaattaattaacctATAATCAATTTAATGCAACGTATCTTCGGCttgaattaattgtatttaatgtaatgtaattttgacttttttttattttatttaatgtaatgtattatttaatttttaattaattaatgtaaAATCATTTAATATTAATGTAATGATTGTTGGTAGTAGGTATGTTTCATTTAGAAAGGTAGAAATATCATGGTTTAGTTAAGATTTGTACATATGTAAATAGTTGTGAATATTTTGCATGCTATGAAGAATGGCTAATGGAGTACCTTCACTTTGAATAATATCTGTAATCAAACCATTATTATTGcaaaataaattgattgattgattgattgattagtaaaaaaaaaggaaaacagTGTTCGGATAGTTGCTGCTGACACATTGAtgtgtattattttaatatggATGGTGATCACTGATCAAAAATCATGGGTTCATACGTCGGTTGTGCGAATCAAACCCCACCCCACCCcctttcggttacctcacagttaccgcctgtcaaaaacgcgaacagtcgacctgtcttatttcactaatacaagcatagtacgcgttcacctacacgagcttaatagactgtgtgctagggaCGCGCTCTTTCATATACTAATGGTCGGTGGTCGGTAATGATCGCCGGTGTCCGAGGTGTACCTCAAACCTACTTGAACCCAACAACCTACTTAAAGGACGAAATTGAGTGCGAGGCCGTATCTAAACTACGATCGTTGCGTGATAGCGTACGACCATGTAAATCGGTTTATAATGCCTGTACTAAACTTGTAATAACGGTATTAGTAAACAAAATAAGCGGTTTACTTTATTTTTACAACCAACTTTGcaaggaaaatcgtgtttttgatcaataaattattgtaaCAGGTTTTCTtaaaagtgacaaccctatgtAAAATTATTAGGTGAGTTCTATAATAATATGGAAATGATCAAAACAGGTAGGGCAACATTGCCCACccaattaagtaataaaaaaaatacttatcacTTATTTAGTAACTTTTCCTGCTCAAGTGTTCCTTTTCTCCATAGGAATTATACCTAAGATGCTCAATAGGGACCCCTATTGAGCACAAGAaacagaatattttttttttaattctttaacttttttgaaaaatcctGGCTTTTCTTTGAAAAAAAGCGCGATAAGTTGACTAGGTAGGTATAATAACGATACTTACAATATAGAAAATGTTGTCATTTTATGACAATAAAATgtagttaagtacctacttttaaaaTGTATAACTAGGTACTTTTCCTAAAGCAGAGACAACcatattatatacatagtataccgtcacatacctacctacagtaGGTACTTACACAGTCCACACAATAGTAGATACACATTACGCACACAAAGCACCTACGCGGACAAAAAACACAATAATGTCACCGCAGCGAAATGACATCGTTTAAGGGACATTATCCCGCTCAGCGTTCTGATTGGTCCGTGCTGTCCCCATTTGTCACCAAGCTCCGACCAATCAGGAGCCACGATTCCAGTGGAACTCATTTGAAAGTGTCACCTTTATGTGCCGTGGGATAAATGCGGGTTTTTGTTCAGTTGTCACGGGTTTGTGTCAGTGACAATACTGACAATGATGACTATACTTATAAGTACCTATGAATTGTGTAGTATTAGGTACATTATATGAAAACGACTGTATGTCAGAATAGTATTTTcagtacaaaataaaaacacaatttcagtttGAGATAAATATCATACATTATTCAAAACTACGAGAGCATCAAAATTTGACATACGCATCAAATTGCCAAcacaatatttacattacaaGCGATACAAATTTTAATCCATAACCGATGCAACAATTTCGAAAGCCCGTTGTGAGCGATAACAAAGCATCCGACAATTTTTACACTCATAACGTAGAATGAAACAACAAAAAGGACACAATTTCGCCCCAAATCAAGCGTGACTTTCAACAAAAGGGGACCCTGTATATACGCAATCGGTTACTACCCGACCGAATCGAAAAGCCCCAACATTTGTATGTTTTGTAAGGCGTGATTTTGTGTTTTAAATTTGGTCGTATAGCCCAGTGTGCGGATTGCCCGGGGCATGGCATGGCCGTATCATTGTTGTATAAAAGCGCAGCTGTTCGATCCCCAGGGGTAAAAAAGACGTTCTATGTTGTTTTTTAAGGGCTTTTGCCGGTCACGGGGACAGACGGCTGATACAATGTCGTGTGTTGCTTTGAATGTTTCTAGTGTTTGACTGGGAAAATTCTAGTAATTCTAGTAATCAGCAAAATTTAAAAGTAATATGATCTCGTAATGCTGCATTACAAATACCTACAACTATTTTTCTGAGACTTTCatgaaataagtaggtatctaaacagattattttattttaaggtgcctacttatattattatactttaattcgtttttttttaatttatcagtTTTTTCTGAAGCctagttttatttacatgtTTTTGGGAATGgagaaaaatagaaaaaaagggAATATACATTTCTAATTCTGAGTTTCgtggaataaaacaaaacattttttcattatttttttttttaaaatcgggacttaatcgcgtataactacatattaaactgacctccaacgtttcaaggacggcgttgtccccgtggtctcggagaagactggcttgaaatgacatcaacaccttctgacagccgcgcgagtttttcgaactacccgcacttggttttgattatcaacttgaactgtttgcgcactagggatgttactctgtcgacatacaacactgacgatatttgatttaacgactgtcgatattattttcggcttacacttattaatgacaggattccatgtggatgagatcctaaaaccttcgtcccgattgaaattgcgatgttttttgatttcaatggcttcacgcacttttctactgtagaaatggcgttccgtggaaaggactttagggtcatgtagttcgatccagtggtttggccctgactctaacaaatgttcagccacggcagacttgttgacctgacgatttttcacagccgcgatgtgctcctttaccctttcttctatggtgcgcttagtttctccaatgtaggagctaccacaactgcaatcaattttataaacgccaggtgattgaaacggtataacgtccttaggtgatcttaggcttcctgcaactttggataatggcgtgtacaccgtctttatagagtactttccaagtactgtaccaaccttatccgtcacacctttaacatacggcagaaatgccggttgtctggacacctcaggacgtttcccccttgccttccgtctaggttgccactttttattcttGTACCCGTTCCTTCTAAGCACCTCCTGAATATGTGACAACTCATCCTTCAAATATTCAGGGTCACACAGATCATACGCTCTATTCACCAGCGATGAGACAACTGACTGCAGGTGGCGCGGGTGGTGGTGAGAAAGGGCATTCAAATACCTGTCAGTGTGCGTAGGCTTTCTGTAAACAGTGTGAGTTAGGGTTCCGTCCATTCGACCAATCACTTTCACGTCTAAGAATGGCAAACTGCGCTGTGATTCTAATTCGTACGTAAACTTAGTCCTTGGATGAATAGAATTAAGATATTGGAGAAGTTGCTCCACCTCCTGCTTACCACCCTTCATAATACAGAAAACATCATCCACATATCGCTTCCACAACTTCACTGCCCAAGGCTGCAGATCTACACTGGCCTCGATATGCTCCATCCAGATGTTTGCCAGAACCGGTGCCACAGGACTACCCATGGCAACCCCATCAATCTGGAGGTAATGTTTTCcgcgatacaaaaagtagctccCTTCCAAGCAGTTCCTCAGCAGCACCATTATTGTCTCCGACATGCCACTATCGCTCAGTTTCCTTCTGACAACTTCTAGACATTCTTTAACGGGAACATTGGTGAAAAGTGACTCCACATCAAAACTCACCATTATCTCATCTGGTTCCAGCGTTACTTCTTTGAGGATGTCTATAAAGTGACGAGAGTCCTTCACGAAAGACGACGTACCACatgtaaaaataatgatgtgtaataatcgtgaaagtttaaatcagtgtaaaacatttttttttaattgaaaaaaaaaaagtacttggCTATAAATAAACGCGGCCTTTGTTACAATGTAATATAAGACATACAAAACGCGAAATATTTCACGTCGATAATCATTCGTCATCTTATAATGTGTTAATAACACAATTACCAAGAAAACGTTAACTGCCACGCATTAAACTCAACTTTCAcgtttaaacatattttttatcgcAAATGTTCATTACTTTCATCACAGACTTTACAACATGCATAATAAAGCCCGTCTTTTTGTCACGATTAAATAAAAGCTTTATAACCCTTACATTGCAAGCACCCAAGCCACCATCTTGATTTTATTGTTCGCCATTTTGAATATGCTTTTATTAAGTTCTTATAATATTTCGTATCTCAGACCTTAGGGGCACTTGGTCTGAGATATTTGAGTTGTCTTGTCGTCTTGAGTGGTTAGAAGTGGCATTACAAGTTGgttaatttaaattttcacaAAGTGATATTGTAAGTTATTAAATACATGTAAAAATACTAAATGGTGATAATATTAAAGTCGATAGTCTCATTAGTGTCAACTTAAATGCTAATAAGTGCGTGAAAAGGGTGAGTGTTCATTAGTCATAAGGTTTGCAGACTTGGATTACTTAGTGTTCTTATTAAAATatgtaccttacttaggcctaaaaatataaacaatatctTGTCAATTCTTATCCGTACATTTTAGTAAATATACCTCTACTCTAGGTACCAAAACGTCTAATCTAGACTATTTTTTGTGTGTATGTAATTAAAACCATTTTTAGCAAAGGTACTAAAAACCAATAGATATATAGCTGTGTATGGacatttgtattaatttaattattgtatGTAAATGCATTCATACAATAATTACAAGAAAACTGAAACTTGAAATGCTAAAACAAATCCTCACTAAAATTTTACCACGACAGTCGACAGCGATTACTGGCTATCAATGATTCAGTTTTATTTCTCTTCgaaatttaaatgaaaaaaaaaaacacagacaGGATGCGGCAGATGCTTGGCTTTTAGCCTAGGGTCCTGTCAGCCGTTTATATTATGGAGTCGTGTGATACACGCTTTATTAGTGTTGCTCTTTTACATCGCGGCGTGTAGACAGTTTTAAGAgccatttttgttttttaacgAGAGGCGCTTTATTGTGAATGGTAAGTATTAAGTATAGAGAACTGTGATTTTGCAGTAAAATAGTGTACCTATCAGTATTCTATTGGCAGCCGTCAATTAGGTAACTGTGgttctttttatttaaaaaaatgatttttacaAGTTGTAGGTATACCATTCGGTCACCATATTAGGTACGATTTGGACAAACAAAAGGCTTATTCATAGGTAGtttgacccccatgaccccccctggatccgcgcatgttaATGAGTTATTAGGCCTAAAACATTGGCACATAAGTAGGaacataattcataaataaCAATGGCAGAATGGTTAtctacctaccagtggcggggcgtgaaaattttcgttggtaaagccggaggggtttttggaatttctgttttgtatggacttctacagatactagagaattatagggaacccgttgggaattgagttgtatcgacgctccgccactgctaCCTACACATTTGCAGATGTTTAATTCAGAATAACTAAAAAACAGAAAAGTTTTTCCAGCCATCCAAAAGACAATTGTTTCTTTCAAAACAATGGCCGGCTTATCTATCCAGGATTACGACCCCTGATTTCTTTCCCCTCTATATAGGTCACTCACAAATCCCTCCAAACCAGGGTAGTAGGACAAAACCCGTGCCAGAACAGAAGTAAACCTTCACTCGACGCAGTAGGGTGTATGGGTGAGAAAAGTAAGTGTGATTGTGTGGGTGAGCGTGAAGATAGTAGGTTTGAGCGAGCGGGAAAA contains:
- the LOC125234182 gene encoding uncharacterized protein LOC125234182; this translates as MAMESMEHTGGSRWLQDLARGWRRHRPGDSANAAQHVERERQRDILKEVTLEPDEIMVSFDVESLFTNVPVKECLEVVRRKLSDSGMSETIMVLLRNCLEGSYFLYRGKHYLQIDGVAMGSPVAPVLANIWMEHIEASVDLQPWAVKLWKRYVDDVFCIMKGGKQEVEQLLQYLNSIHPRTKFTYELESQRSLPFLDVKVIGRMDGTLTHTVYRKPTHTDRYLNALSHHHPRHLQSVVSSLVNRAYDLCDPEYLKDELSHIQEVLRRNGTTNLYEVDVVRFTLNAP